A genomic region of Oncorhynchus mykiss isolate Arlee chromosome 4, USDA_OmykA_1.1, whole genome shotgun sequence contains the following coding sequences:
- the rps12 gene encoding 40S ribosomal protein S12, protein MAEEGIAAGGVMDVNTALPEVLKTALIHDGLARGIREAAKALDKRQAHLCVLAANCDEPMYVKLVEALCAEHQINLIKVDDNKKLGEWVGLCKIDREGKPRKVVGCSCVVIKDYGKESQAKDVIEEYFKAKK, encoded by the exons ATGGCCGAGGAAGG CATCGCTGCCGGAGGTGTGATGGATGTCAACACCGCTCTCCCTGAGGTGCTCAAGACCGCACTCATCCACGACGGTCTGGCCCGCGGTATCCGTGAGGCCGCCAAGGCGCTAGACAA GCGCCAGGCCCACCTCTGCGTCCTTGCGGCCAACTGTGACGAGCCCATGTACGTCAAGCTGGTGGAAGCCCTCTGCGCTGAGCATCAGATTAACCTCATCAAG GTCGATGACAACAAGAAGCTTGGCGAGTGGGTTGGTTTGTGTAAAATCGACCGCGAAGGCAAACCCCGTAAGGTGGTGGGCTGCAGCTGTGTTGTAATCaag gaCTATGGCAAGGAGTCTCAAGCCAAGGATGTGATTGAAGAGTACTTCAAGGCCAAGAAATGA